The DNA sequence CGTCATTCCCTTTTCCAGCACCGCATGCTGATCCAGATAGCCAACACGCACATGCTTGTTCCATTCCACCTTGCCCTCATCCGGTGCAAGTGTGCCTGTTACAATATTCATAAAGGTACTTTTACCTTCACCATTTGCTCCAACCAGTCCGATATGTTCACCGGCAAGCAACCGGAAAGATACATTATTGAAAATGGCTCTGTCTCCAAAACCATGTGTCAAATTTTCTACATTTAAAATCATTCGTCTTACCCTTTTCCGTTTATTTCGTGATAAGGTTACTATACCTTATGGATAGGATTCAGACAAGATAACTTTTTCCCATTCCTTCGATTTTCTTTTTCCCCCGCCTATGCTAGAATGTGATTGCAGATGGTATTCGTGTGCGCACTTATCTACTTCTATATTTGTGTATCCTTAACATTCCCAATCAGGGGACGCTTCCGCTCGTTTCGGTCTGCAGCGGTACTAAGATGCCACTTATGTGCCATCAAGTACCGGCGACCTCAAATGCCCCTGTATTGGCAAGTTAAGATACACAAATAACATATAGGTTACGAATGCACACACGAATATCATCTGCAAATACAGCAAGAGGTGATTTTTATGATTCAGATAGATTTGATCACCGGATTCTTAGGTTCCGGTAAAACTACTTTTATAAGGAAATATGCTAAATACCTGATCGATCAGGGCTTAAACATCGGTATTCTTGAAAACGATTTTGGTGCAGTCAATGTCGATGCCATGCTGTTACAGGATATCCTTGGTGATAACTGTACACTAGAAATGGTTGCCGGCGGTTGTGATGCCGACTGTCACCGCAGACGATTCAAAACCAAGCTGATCGCAATGGGAATGTGTGGTTATGACCGCGTTCTGGTAGAGCCATCCGGCATCTTCGATATGGATGAATTCTTCGATGTCCTGCACGAAGATCCGCTTGACCGCTGGTACACGATTGGAAATGTTATTACGATCATTGATGCCACACTGGAGCAAAATCTCTCCGAGGCTTCCCGTTATCTTCTGTCTTCTCAGGTGGCACAGGCCGGCACTGTCTTATACAGTCATTCACAGGAAGCCACACCGAAACAGTTAGCCTCTACCAAAGATTATGTAAAACAGTCATTTGACATTTTACACTCTAAGTCCACACCAAAGCAGGTCGTTCTGGAAAAAGACTGGAAAGATCTGACCGATGAGGACTATAAAGCAATCCTCTCATCCGGCTATCAAGATGCCAATTATACGAAACTCTGGTTTGACGACAAACAGACCTACGACAGTCTGTACTTCATGAATATGGATTTTACAGAGGATTTCTTAAAAGAAAGTTGCCAGAAAATCCTGCACGATCCAGCCTGTGGTAAGGTCTTCCGGATTAAAGGGTTCCAGAAGCTCGCTGATGGAAGCTGGATATCCATCAACGTCACCCACCAGAAGACCGAGATCAAACCGATCCCAAATGGACAAGCCATCCTGATCGTCATCGGCGAAGGATTAAATCAGGAAGCTATAGAAGGATATTGGGGAAAATCGAAACCTTGAGTAAATTTTCTCTATATTTTCTCCCCTCTCTGTGGTATTCTCTTATAGGGCACTTCATTTTCTTAAGTGTCCACCGTATATTGATTAATTTACGAAGGAGAATTTCAAAAAATGAAACGCATTGGCTTCGACAATGACAAGTACCTGTCCATGCAGTCTGCGCATATCAGGGAACGTATCGAACAATTTGGAGATAAACTGTATCTGGAATTTGGCGGCAAATTATTTGACGACTATCATGCCTCCCGCGTACTTCCGGGATTTGCACCGGACAGCAAATTACAGATGCTCTTACAGCTTGCAGATCAGGCAGAAATGATCATCTCGATCAACGCCGCTGATATCGAGCGCAATAAGATCCGTCACGATCTGGGAATCACATACGATCAGGATGTTATCCGTCTGATCGATGTATATAAAAAGAAAGGGCTATATGTCAGCAGCGTGGTCATCACACGATATGCCGGACAACCATCTGCCGATATTTTCCAGAAGAAACTGGAAGCGATCGGCATCAAGGTCTACCATCACTATTCCATCGAGGGTTATCCGAATAACATTGACTATATCGTAAGTGATGAGGGCTATGGAAAAAATGAGTATGTAGAGACAACCCGTCCGCTTGTCATTGTTACCGCACCGGGTCCGGGAAGCGGCAAGATGGCGACCTGTCTGTCACAGCTCTACCATGAGAACAAGCGTGGCATCAAGGCCGGCTATGCCAAATTTGAGACTTTCCCGATTTGGAATATCCCACTTAAGCATCCGGTCAATCTGGCTTATGAAGCTGCTACCGCAGACTTAAACGATGTCAATATGATCGATCCATTCCACCTGGAAGCTTATGGGGAAACAACCGTCAACTACAATCGTGATATCGAGATCTATCCGGTTCTGGCTTCCATGTTCGAAGGGATCTATGGTTACTGTCCATACAAATCCCCGACCGATATGGGGGTAAATATGGCGGGAAACTGCATCATTGACGATGAAGCCTGCAGAGAAGCGTCCAAGCAGGAAATTATCAGACGATATTATCAGTCTCTGAACCGTTTCGTTAAAGACGAAGCGACCAAAGACGAAGTATACAAACAGGAACTTATCATGAAGCAGGCGAAGATCACAGTCAATGATCGTGCTGTTGTTCCGGTTGCAAATAACCTTGCACAGGAAAATGGTTCCGCCGCCGCAGCCTTAGAACTGCCGGACGGAACGATCGTTACCGGTTCCACTTCCGATCTGCTCGGTCCTGCATCTGCTGTATTGTTAAATGCAATTAAGGTACTTGGAAACATTGATAAGAACACGCATCTGATCTCACGTACCTTTATTGAACCAATCCAGCACTTAAAGACCGGATACCTCGGCAGCAAGAATCCTCGTCTTCATACCGACGAAGTTCTGATCGCATTATCCATGTGCGCTGTCTCCGATCCAAATGCAAAGCATGCATTAGAACAGCTTCCAAAGCTGTCCGGCTGTCAGCTCCATGTATCATCGATCCTGTCCGCAGTCGACATGACAACCTTTAAGAAGCTCGGCATCGAACTTACAAATGAAGCCGTATACGAAGGTGCTGCTACGCAGGAGAATGCATAAAGGATCATAAAAAGCCAGATAAACACAATAACTAATGTTTATCTGGCTTTTTTATCTTATAACGCTCTTTTTATAACCGCATATTTAACAATATCGTTTTCGCATCTACCAACATATGTAACACACGCAAAACATAAACCGTTTCTCGCTTCAGATCTATAAAAAAGAAAATCTTATAATTTTTATAGTAACACTTTCGAATTCCTTTTTCTGCCAACTCTTCGTCTTCATCCACCTCATGCTGCATTGGCATAAATTCAAGATCTTCAATTGCTTTTCTCAATCCCTGTGCTAATTTGACTGCTGTCTATGGTGCTTTCTTCTCATACGCTATATAATCTGTATTTTGAATAATATCCTGCTCCGCCAATGGCAAAATCATTACCTTATACATCCGAAATGTGATACCTGCTTTCTAATTCTGAAAAAAATTCTTTGTAATCTCGTCCTTTTCCATCCTGCATGTCCTGATAACTATCCAACACCATATCACGGACATCCTCCTGATTTTTTTTCATATTCCTTATATATTCCGACTGATTTACTGTTGCATAAGCTCCCATAATAATCACTCCTTCAAAATATTCCGTACTATATTTACAAATCAATTTTGTATCTAATATAAACATATTCTTATAAATCATGCACGAAAAAGAAATACTTTATTCTGATAAATTAATGCTCATCTTTTTCCTAAATTGAGCATACCGCAAAAAACTTGTTTGTTCAAGCTAAACAAACAAGTTTTTATAATGCAGCAAACTATTCTTCACCCCTACTTCTTCAGAAAATGCTCCCGGTTCGGGAATTCCTGTCGAAAGGCTTCCAGTGCTGCCTGTTGGAATACCGCAAACTCCTTATCCATATGAAGCATGTGCGGTGTGGCAAATGCGATCGTGCTGATCTGGTCTGCGATCTTCTTCGCTACACTTTCATCGGATAACTGTCCCATACCAAATACAACAGAAGTAAATCCACGACCGTTCTTGCTGACCCCGATCAGCTTCAGGAAAGCATTTTTTATCTCATAGAATACCATCTCCTGCTTCTCGATATCCAGATTGTCATAGCTTCCGAGGAATAAACCGGTCAGAACTTCCGCAGCCTGCTTTCTTTTCTGTGCACCAAGGCTCATGCCACCACCTTCTGCGATATATTTCATCTGCATCAGATAGCCCACAAATGCATCATTCTTTGGTTTTCGTTTACCATACCGGGCAATCCAGAGTTTCTCTCGGAATTCATCCAATTCGTCCTTCGGATCTCCTGTATGTTCCTTTAGAAATGCCTGTCGTTTCTCAGCATCAATTTCATTATAAAAAGATTCAATCCATATATCCTGCATTTGTGCTAACCTCCTGCTACATAGCTATTTTTGCAAAAACTCATCCACATTATTGACATCGACCTTACGGTACTGTGCCATATAATACCGTTCATCCTCAAGTCCTAATACGCTCACATCATTTCCACGGAACAAGGCTACTGCAATCAGTGCAATCTTTCTCGCCTGTGCTTCTCTGTCATTATAGACAGTTCCTTGCATCGTGCCCAGCCGAACAGCTTCCACCGCATCATCTAATCCATCGATACCGAAGATGACCGGATAATTACTCTGCATATATCCGGCATTCTTATAAGCCTCGACTGCACCGAGTGCCATCTCATCATTATTGGAAATAACCATCTCTATCTGATCCCCATATTGACTGATCAACCGGCTCATTCGGTTCTCTGCCTGCGCGCGGTTCCAGTCTGCAAACTGATAGGTCAGTTTCTCAAGCTTCACACCATTTTCAAGAATGGTCTTTACCGAACAGTCTGTCCGGCTGATCGCATCCTGATGTCCGGCTTCACCTTCTAAGAGTACATACTGGATCTTACCATCCTGATTGCGATCCACCTCCGGATGATTCTTTATATATTCCGCAGCAATCTCACCCTGCATCTCGCCGGACTGTGCAGCATCACATCCAATATAATACAGCTTATCCCATTGCAGCAGGTCCTCTCTTACCGGCTCTCTGTTAAAGAAAATCACCGGAATATTATTCTGTCTTGCGAGTCTTATAATATTTGACGGAGCCGTTCGATCGACCAGATTTACACAAAGTACATCGCATCCGGCATCGATCATTTCCTCCACCACTTCATCCTGTTCCTGCTGACTGTTATCTCCGCTCCTGACTGATACGATAACCTTCATATCACTTGCTTCTAATGCTTTCAGATCCTCCTTCAATATATCTGTCATTGCGTTGATAAACGGATCATCCGGCGTATACGTAACAACGCCGACCCGCAGAGTTCTGTCTTTCTGATTTTTCCTGCTGTCGCAGGATACCAGAGACATCATAACTGCCAATATGCATATACAGGCTATTATTTTTCTTGTTTTCTTTCTATTCATACGAATATAAAAACCTTTCTGTCTCTTCCGAAAACAGGTCATCCTTATAGATTACCCGTATCGCTTCTTCATGACTTTTTAATGTATATAATGGTCGTCCAAGTTTCTTTGCGATCTCATTTACACTCTCATAACCGATGCTGTACCCATCCGGTACAACAAGGCATTTAATCTTGTTGTAATCAAGCAGGGCAACGGATTTCATGCTTGTACCTACCCCATATATCCCTGCCCCTTTATAATACCCATTTTCAGCATTTTCACCGAGTGTATCAAGAGCTTCTGTATCCATAGCTGCTATATAATCAACCGCTTCCAGGGAATCAACCGCCTTACAGGTATCTTTGCCGCTATCCTGATTATACGTCCAGACAAGCTCACAGCTATATCCTGCAAGTGCATCGGTAAGTCCCTTTACACGGCTGACACTTGCCTCAGTCTCTGCCCGTCCGACAATCACTCCGACCTTCTTGCCTGCCTGCTTATCTGTATCATTTTTTATGATCTGCCTGCCGAGAGTGTAGCCGATCTGATAGTTATCCGGCTTTATCGTTACAAATCCGGTCGATTCTGTGTCATCTGCCATATATGCATCCTCCGTTATCAGAACAAAGGTCTCTTTCTCCGCCTGCAAAGATGCAAGCATATCTTTTGTATCTGTTCCGGGAGCAGGACAGATGATAAATGCATCCACATCATTTTCAAGCTGTTCATCGATCAGCTCTTTTTCATCATCTGCACTTACGATCTCATCTGTATTACAGATGATCAAATGAATGTTATTTACCTGCGCAGACTGCTTCAGTCCATTAACCAGGCCTTCCCATCTGGTATTACCGGAATCCGGAAGAATAACCGCCACACGTTTCTGCGGATTATCTTCCCGAAAGATCCGGTTGATAAATATACCGGCAATGGCAACCAGGATCAGCTCTGCTATGAGGAAAGTAATTCTATTTCTCTTCATCTGTCGCTCTCCCCTTTCCATAATTTTGTGTTTCAAGCTGTTCCCGATTCTCCTCTGTATATGGAATAGCCGGTATGTGGATCACAATCCTTGTACCCTCGTCCGGCTCACTGTAAACCTCCAGACCATATTCATTTCCAAACATCAACTGAATTCTGGAATGAACATTGATCAGGCCGACACCGGAACCATGTTTTGGTACTTTGTTATTATCTTTTAATATATTCTCTACGATGTCCTCATTCATTCCCATACCATTATCTTCTATGGAAATATAAATATCATCGCCTTTTTTCTCACCACGGATCGTGATCTTGCCTCCGTCATCCTCATCCATATTTCCTACACCATAATAAATGGCATTTTCAAGAATCGGCTGAACGATCAGCTTTACTGTGCAATACTCATTAATCTCTTCATCAATATCAAATTCGATCTGAAAACGCTCCTTGTATCGAACTTTTTGAATATTCATATAACTTCTGCTATGCTGGATCTCATCCGATATTCTGATCACCGTTCTGCCCTTTGACAGACTGATACGGAGCAGTTTTGCAAGCTCTGAGATCATAAACACTGCATCCAGGTTCTTCTTTGCTTCTACCATCCATGTGATGGATTCCAGGGTATTGTAAAGGAAATGCGGATTGATCTGGCTCTGCAGCGCATCCATCTCACTCTTTCTTCGTTCCGTCTGTTCCCGTATGATCTCCTGCATCAAAGCTTCGATCTGTTCGTAGGATTTCTGAACAGAATATCCCAGATGACAGATCTCGGATGATCCACCGATGTAGATATCTGTCGGGCCACCTGCCTCATATGCTTTTACGGATTCATTTAACTTCAGAATCGGCCTGGATATCTTCTTCGAAATAATACGGTTCACCCCTAAAAGCATCATCATAAGAATGATAACCGTCGTAATGATATAATACCGGAACCGGTTGATGCTCGCGATCTGTACACTTTCCGGAACTACACCGACCACCTTCCATCCGGTATAGGCAACGCTGTTTACGATCACATTGCTTGTCCTGCCATTGACCGTAAGTTCATATGTTCCATCCTCATAGGTTGCTGCCTCTCTGTATTCTTCTTTGAAATATCCTCTGTCCATATCGGTTCCGCGCGGATGGTAGATCATCTGACCATCACGGCTGCACAGGTAATAATAGATGCCATTTGACGCATCGTTGATCCGTGCCAATGTATCCTCTATCACCGAATATTTCATATCGACCAAAAGGACACCACTTCCCGGCTGCTCACCATCGTTGATATCAACCGAACGGCTGAGAGATACAACCCAGTAATATCGATATGTGCCATCGACAAACAGATTCTGGATATGCGGTATAGAGAAATGAATATTCTCGATATCTGCCTCTGCATCCTGATACCAGTCCTGCTCTGACGGTTCCACAGCATCCTTCTGTACCGTGACCGGTTCTGCAGTAAGAAGATTCCCTTTATCATCATATAGCGCCATACTCTGGATCTTATCGGCATTGATCTCATATAACAGACTGAACTGCCGGTTAAAATCCCGGCTGGAAATATCATATTCCTGAATAATATTATAATTCACCGCATTCGTGATCTGACGCACATTTAACAGATCTGCATCCAGCTTTTCAACAGTATTTTCCACCATATTTTCCGTATTCGTGACCGCAGTCTGCTTAATCGCCATCTTAAAACGATTATACAACAGCAGACCCATGATAACTGTTGTGATGATCGTCAGGGCAGTAAGCACTGTCATAATGATCGACTGAATATCAAAACCTATAAATCTGCCGTGATAAAACCACCCCCGAAGACGTCCGATAATAGAACTTTCATTTTTCTTCTTTTTATTCTTTCTTATATTCTTCAACACGCTTCCCCTTATTTATCCTTTATTTTTTCAGATGCTCCGTTCTGTATTTGGATGGCGAAACCCCAAAACGCTTCTTAAATACATAACTGAAATAATTTGCATCAAGATAACCGACCCGCTCTGCAATCTGATAACTTTTCTCATTCGTTTCGAGAATCAGTTCTGCCGCATGATCCATCCGGTAATCGGTCAGATATGTTACAAATGCTTTTCCTGTCTCTTTTTTAAATACACTGGAAAAATAAGAATTCGATACTCCAAGTGCCGAGCACACTGTATCCAAGGAGAGATTCGGCTCCATATACCTGTCATGCACCAGATTCTGCGCATCTGTAACCATACGTCTCGATGTACTGTTTCTGGCATTTTTCAGCTCCTCACTGATGGCTTTTGCCGAATCGATCATCCACGCGGTTAATGTGCTTTCATCCATCTCCGGTACACGTTCGTATGGATTTCCGACATTACCGCAAAACTCATTAAAATCTATAAAATTATTAGCACAGAATCGATAAAATGCTCCCACCATCTCCATGATCGCAAGGTTATACTGGTTCACGGTCTGCGCATTATTATGAAGCTTCTCCACTTCCTTCCGCACCGACTGTTCAAGTGTCTCCGGTACTCCCAGATGAATAGCCTTGAACAGATCATGCATCTTTGTATCCTCCGGCTGGATCAGGATCTCCTGCTCCTTCGGTGCGATCTCACCAATATTGATCGCACGGCTCGTTCCATATAACACACGATAAGAAACTGCTTCTCTTGCTCCATCATAAGAAGAATTAACGCTGATCAGATTATCACAGACTCTTCCGATTCCTGCAGTCACAACAGCTCCCATAACACGATATGCCCATTTACAGAATCGGTCACAGGCATCTGTAAATGCAACTACCATTTCTTCCGTTTCCAGTTCTATGATCATAAGTGCATTTCCCAGATATGTGAACATATGATTCTTCCATTCCGGTGCTAAACGATCCTTGATCTCATGCTCGACTGACATGGCAAGCAACAATGGATTCATACCATCCGGAACATGATGCTCCGAGGTATGAAAGATCGCGCAGCAATAATACGGTCCTTTCATATCAATCTGATACGCATTCAAAAACTTCTCGCAATATTCTTCATTTACACGACCCTCGATCAACGAAACAAACAGATTCGTCTGAAGCACCGGAAGGGAATCCTTCAGATAATTCTCAAGCTTTGTTACATTCAGACGCTCTTCTCTCTCCTTATCCAGAGTCTTTTTCAGTCGTTTCATACATTCCGTAAGCTCCAGAGCATTGATTGGCTTCAGCATGTATTCCTCTACTTCCAGATGAACAGCTTCCTTCGCATATTCAAACTCATCAAATCCTGTAAAAATGACGATATGGATATTCTGATATTCTTTATTCAATCTCCTGGCAAGCTCCAGTCCATCCATATATGGCATCTTGATATCGGTTATCACGACATCCGGCTGCTGCTTCTCCACGAGCTCCAGTGCTTTCACACCGTTTGTCGCACTTCCAACAACTTCAAATCCTAATATATCCCAATGAATTCTCTGTTCGATCGCATCGATTACTTCCACCTCGTCATCGACGAGTACCACTTTATAATTATCCATATCTCATTCCTCTTCTATTCTTTCTATCTGTTCCTTATTATAACAAATCTACGTTCAGAATGAACCCCAAAATCCCGTTTTACTATATATATCCAAATAAAATAACAGCGTACTCCTGATATTTTAAAAGCCGCTCCGTTCAGTCTGGAGCTTGCATCTGTCAGCCTGACAGAAAGCACATCAAAGACGAACGGAGCGGCTTTTGATTTATATCATTTTTTTGTGAGCGAGTATTACATTTCCTTACTTCTTCTGTACATACTTGAGACAGTCAAGAGTTACAGCCGCAAGGATGATGATACCTTCGAAAATGAACTGAAGGTTTGTATCAATACCAAGGATTGTCAGTGAGTATGTTAGTGATGTGAAGATAAGTACACCAGTTACAACACCGGAGATCTTACCGATACCACCTGTAAATGATACACCACCAACTACACAGGCTGCAATGGCATCCATATCCCAGCCCTGTCCATAAGCGGCACTACCGGAACCTACCATTCTGTTACATTCAAGCCATGAACCAAATCCGTAAAGGATACCTGCAAGGATGAATGCGCCAAGTGTTACTTTGAATACTGAGATACCTGAAACTGCTGCTGCTTCCGGGTTTCCGCCTACAGCGTACAGATTCTTACCAAATGTTGTCTTATTCCAGATGAACCATACAACAATGATTGCTACGATTGCCCAAAGAATAATCGATGGGAAGCTGCCAAATGTAGGGATGAACATGTTAGGGATTGAAGAATCGATCGCACCGAATGATACACCCTTTGTTGCGTATGTTACTAAACCAAAGATAATCAGCATGTTCGCCATGGTTGAGATGAATGGATGCATCTTGTACTTTGCCATGAAGAAACCTGCGATACTTGCAAATACTGTTGTAAGAATTATACAGGCTACCAGTGCAAGAATTGCTCTAGGAGCGGCCGAAATATTTGAGAAATCAAAGATATGTCCGAATACGCCACCTGTGTTAGGGCCGTTATGCATGATGATAGTTGCTGTAACCATACCCATACCTACCATACGTCCGATGGAAAGGTCAGTACCTGTAAGTAAGATCAGACCGGCAACACCGAGTGCAAGGAACATTCGAGGAGATGCCTGCTGTAAGATATTCAGGATATTGGTAACGGTTAATAACTGTGTATTCTTAACGATTGGTGTGATAATACAAAGTGCAATGAAGATCAGGATGATTACGATATACAGACCGTTCTTATAAAGGAACTGGGATGTATTAAATGTGTATTTGTAATTCTCGATCTTCTGAGCCTGCTTCTGACCAAATGTGTATTTGGACATCCGTAAGAGGTCGATCAGATGGAACTTATGTGCAAATGCATCATGCTTTTTGTCTTTGATCTCCTGTAATCTGGATTCATGAGACATCTGTGCATCAAATAATCTGTTCTTATATACATATTTCTCATCTTTGATCTCGTCTGCAGCGGACAGCTTGGCAAGTGTCTGTTCGTGTTCTGTCTTGATCGTTGCACGAACCTTCTCATAAGCTTCGTTTTCTGCTGCTTTTTCTGCCTCGCAGCTTGCAACTACTTTATCATAATATTTGCTGTTATAATTCTCTGAAAGGTACTTTTCTGCTTCTGCGATCAACTTGGATACCTTATCCTTGTTTGCTGCTTCCACGCTCTTTGCCTTTTCAAGTCCAGTCTTTGCTGCTGCAACTGCTTTTGCTCTCTCATCCTTTGATAAGTTCTTGTCTTCCTTCGCAATTGCGATCTGGTTCTTATAGCTCTGAACCTTGTCAGATCCGTCTACACGGAGTGCATCGATCTGTGACTGTATTTTTCCTACATATTCATCAATCGGCTTCAAAAGCGCTGCTTCTGCATCGGCCGAAAGGATCTTACTTTTATCTGCCATAACCAAAACTCCTCTCTATTACAAATATTTCGCACTAAGTCTTAATAATTCTTCCTGGTTGGTCTCTTTTGTATTTACGATTCCTGCAAGATGACCGTTCGACATAACACCGATACGGTTTGTGATACCAAGGATCTCAGGCATCTCTGAGGATACAACGATGATCGTTTTACCTTGCTTTGCCATATTGATGATCAGTTCATAGATCTCGTACTTGGCACCTACATCGATACCTCTTGTAGGATCATCCATCATAAATACATTAGGAGAACGCTCCAGCCATTTACCGAAGATAACCTTCTGCTGGTTACCACCGGAGAGGTTTGCGATCATATCATCCGGTCCCATACATTTTGTATGCATGACCTTGATCTCCTCTGCGGTTGCACGAACCATATCGTCATGGCTAAGTGCGATTCCGCTCTTATAGTGATTCATATTTGCAATTGTTGTATTAAATGTGATATCTGCTTTCAGGAAAAGTCCG is a window from the Lachnospiraceae bacterium GAM79 genome containing:
- a CDS encoding galactoside ABC transporter permease: MADKSKILSADAEAALLKPIDEYVGKIQSQIDALRVDGSDKVQSYKNQIAIAKEDKNLSKDERAKAVAAAKTGLEKAKSVEAANKDKVSKLIAEAEKYLSENYNSKYYDKVVASCEAEKAAENEAYEKVRATIKTEHEQTLAKLSAADEIKDEKYVYKNRLFDAQMSHESRLQEIKDKKHDAFAHKFHLIDLLRMSKYTFGQKQAQKIENYKYTFNTSQFLYKNGLYIVIILIFIALCIITPIVKNTQLLTVTNILNILQQASPRMFLALGVAGLILLTGTDLSIGRMVGMGMVTATIIMHNGPNTGGVFGHIFDFSNISAAPRAILALVACIILTTVFASIAGFFMAKYKMHPFISTMANMLIIFGLVTYATKGVSFGAIDSSIPNMFIPTFGSFPSIILWAIVAIIVVWFIWNKTTFGKNLYAVGGNPEAAAVSGISVFKVTLGAFILAGILYGFGSWLECNRMVGSGSAAYGQGWDMDAIAACVVGGVSFTGGIGKISGVVTGVLIFTSLTYSLTILGIDTNLQFIFEGIIILAAVTLDCLKYVQKK